The Acipenser ruthenus chromosome 54, fAciRut3.2 maternal haplotype, whole genome shotgun sequence DNA window TCAGGTCTTTGTATTACTTATACATTTTATCAAGCCTTACCCCTTTTGATCATAAAAAACAGCTAATGGCGACACCCTTTTACTTTGATCTTTAACGTGCATTTACTGTGTTTTCCACCCGGGTACAGTTGATAATCTTTTGATCTCTTTAGTTAAATTTCAGAAATACTATTTCAGTTGTAGAGTGGATATGATGGCAAACAAAGGTTCGCTACAAAGTCCAGGCTCTATTCTGTAGGCAGACGTCCTCTTAATGCAGAGCGGTCACTTTTCTTGATGTGGTTGGACAGCCTAGTCTCCTTTCCAGTGGTGCTCCTAGTTGCAGACATtcctcttttctttatttttcggaatcgcaaaattatttttttattggagcgTTTTGCTGGATGCAGTTGCAGAGATGGGAGGTTAAATAGAGGTTGATAGGGAGACCCTAAAACTACtactgacaaagttttgagatcaatcagcaacTGGGAACTTGACAAGCTTAGGAGAGCCAGATGGTctcatatataaaacataacatttatattccaaaattattattattattaatttcttagcagacgctcttatccagggcgacttacaattgttacaagatatcacattatttttccatacaattacccatttatacagttgtttttttactggagcaatctaggtaaagtaccttgctcaagggtacagcaacactgtcccccactggggattgaacccacgaccctccgttcaagagtccagagccctaaccactactccacactgctgcccaaaataTAACATTTAGTGAATATATGATTTGCTGTTGTGAAGAAGACCTGAATGCATGgcataaaataaaaagtacaattatAACTAAGCTATATAACTAATGTGTCAAGTATAACTAAGATGTATAATGGAAACTAATTCATGTGAATTAGAATGCCAAGCTTGTCTATATTTTGCACAGTTGAAAATACCCTCTTTATCCAAACTGATCCTCCTCTGCAGCAGTGATCTCCTTCATCCCTGTTTGGACGTTGTCTTTGATTTTCTTAATCTCTTCATCCGAAGCTGGGGGCAACACTGCCAGTAGCTCCTGATCAATCATATCAACTCTCTTCTTTGAGTCCCTTTCAAACTCCTCTTTCTTCTTCAACACAAGTTTATAGATTTCATTCTGTGCAGAGTCACAGTCATTTGCCAGATTTGCACGCTCGCTTTCAAAGGTGGGGTTTTTGGGGTCTAAGGCCATGAGCTTCCCAAGGCTGCTGACTCGGTCCATGAGATACTTGCTGGAGACCTCTGTGTAGGTTCCTGAGATCATGTAGACCAGGTTGGCAATGTTAGAAGCATTGAAAGCCTGGGTGTAAATCATGTCTTTTATAAAGGCGTTGGAGGAATAGCCTTGTATACCTTGAATGTTATCAGCAGTAGAGATAAACCTCTTCAGAGACGTGTTGAGGCAGGTGTTGATTAAATTGGAGATCATCTGGAAGAACCGGACCATTTTTTCCCATTGCTCCTTCACCCGTCCCATTGCATCAAGGCCCTTCACCAGCATCTTCACAGCTGTATTGAAGTCAATTTCCTTAATCTCGCAGCGTCTCATTGTGACCAGAATCTCTGACAGTTCCTTGTTGTTCTTCTCAAGGTTTTCCATACTTTTCTGGTACATCTCTTGGACTTTCTCCAGCTGGGCTCGGCTTTGCTCTATACGGAAACGGGCGTTGTCTGTTGCCATTTGGGCAGCACTTTTTTTGCCACCACTTTGTGTGTTTTGGGCCATTTGTGGTGGAGTGGCAGAAAAGCTTGAAGAATTTGTGAAAGCCTTGCTCTCGGAGTCAAGCTGCTCAGTCTGTGCTTTCAGGTTCTGGATCTTGGTAATGAGATCCTTCTCCTGTTCTGGTTTACAGTTGTTTTTGGGTGCGAATTCTGTCATGAGGTCACAGATAGACATGGCATCCTTACAAACCACTAATGACTTCTCTTTAGCCTGACAGTTTTCTTCACTTTTAAGTGAACTTTcaatgttttggagctgcttCTTCAACCAGGAGGATTTTGCAGAGCTTGTCTTTTGGTCATACACTTCACTCCATTTGATCTTGTCTTTGTCCACAAAGCTGTTGATCTGCTCTGCCAGTTTCAGGAGTTGCCCTGATTTGGAATAAACATTGTTAGCTGCAAAGGGGTTAGATTCTGCTGACTTCTGTCCAATAGAATCTTTTACTAAAGACACCATTTTGGAAGGTCCTGAAGATACTGCCAAAAAACCAGACACAGCTTCATTAAGCGTATTTGTCAATCCTTCCACAAAGGTCATGCCTATCATTTCCCAACCATTGGGCATGGACTCCATCGCTGATGTGAACTGTTTATGGACTTCATCCAGTTGCTTGTCCATCTTACCAAAATTTTTTTCTGCCATTGCTTTGGCTTTCTCTGCCGACTCTTTCTTCAACTTTGCTTCCTCCAATTTCAACTGGACCTCCTTGACGTCTTCTTCGTAACACTGCTTTGAGTTCAAGCAGGCCTCTAATATTTCCTGGATGAGGAGAATAACATCAGTGAATTTCTTCTCTGTTGACTCTGCAAGCCTTGTGCACTCATCGGCGATTGTTCTTATGTTTTCAAGTTGACCTGGGAGTAACGCCTGGACGATTTGATTATTGTCTTGAAGAAGTGTCTTCACTGTCATTTTCATGTAGCTTGGTACATTGTTGGAGTGGAGTCGGATTTGGTCCATGTTCTTGTGGGCCTCGTTGAAGGCGATCCACCCTGAATTGCTGACCTGCATGAGAGAGGCTCGGAACGAATCAGGGTATTTGATGTACTTGAACCCACCCTTTGGCGGATTTTTATTTATAGAGAAATCTGTATTGGAAGAAATAAAGATAAGCTCTCCTAAAATAGCTATAGAGAGTGGACCGGGCATCAGGTATTCTTCCCAGTTAGCGTAAGGTTTCATCAGCAGTTCAGTTTCTTTCCTCACGGCTTCAGCCTTGGAAATCTTCAGAACGGCATTTTTCACTGTAATATCCATTTTTGaagtttttatttctgtaatagaGAACAGATCAATTTAGTATAAACCCCAAAAGCTCTGCAATAAAAATCCATCTCAAATAGTAATTTCCAGTTGTGCaagtctaaaaaaaaacattaacattttttgatCAAATTAGTTATAATTTTCATTTAGAATAATTATTTTTACCCTGTATATCTGTTGAAAAATACCAAATTCCAAATATTTGACAAAGAATAAAAAAGAGCATTTGTTATAAATCTCAAAGGTGTAGGTAAAGATAActttgaaaatataaatcaatacattCTAAATTATAATTATGAATAATCATGATTAGCGCTAACATTTTCTTACTGTAGAACAGTTTCGGACAATGTATTTCAGAGCATTACATTTAACACAGCGCTGCGGATGGGATAGAGTTGAATCTGCATTGGATTTTTAAGCTGTTCTGTAATCCTttttttggaattgccaattattttatccccATTTTCTTCCCAGTTTGGAATATCTAAATGTTTTTAAGACCTTGTTTCCCCCGGCAACCCCCGCAGTGATTCGGGAGAGGCAAGGACAAGCGCACTcaagcgtcctccgaaacgtgtgctgtcaAGCCGCCTGTTTTCTTTCACACAGCAAGTCGACAGTGAAGCCAACCAGACCCATCGCGTCTGAGGACTGCACTAGATCCAGTGACAGCACATCTGGCTCACAGGAGCTCGGCCACCCACAGgcgtcgctggtgcatggtgagacAGGAATTACCCAGCCGACTTGAGCCCTCACCGCCCAGGTGGTGCTTGGTCAATTGTGCACCTGGAGTGGAGATGGCATAGcccggattcgaaccagcgacctccgggctatagggcacatcctgagTAAGTACTTAAGTTAAAATCAATCAAAATAACCCCCCTTTGCACAGCACTGAAGCCTCTTGCTCTTGACTTCCCTCAATCTCCCCACTGCTGACTCCCTTGAAATCAATCAACCTTAGAGAGTGGGGACATGCATGGAAGTACAAAATATATCTAGGTGTGGTTTGGGAGTGCACTCTAAAAAGTGCaggttctttgagggttccttGAGGAAGCCATAGGGATCTATTGCCgattcttttttttctcagtaagggTTTGTTTGGGAACCTCTCATTCCTCAGTCTAATAACATACTGCAAAGGGCTCATTTTAGAATCCTTCagattagggatgcaccgaatccaagtttttgggattcaGCCGAATACCGAACCGAACACCAAATCTACAGaatctgtcaagaaaactgaaggaaactgttgactgaaaaacagactggcagctactaacaagggacacacacatctatagttttgagccttttagttaatagtatttttattcgcgaatggaaatatatccctgaataagatttcagttagAAACGTACACAATTTACCACTAGCCCCCTCCCCCACAACAGAAACATCAAAAGACAGAAcagtttacctttacaagaaaggagagctgcatctttgccataacccagtattttctttaatgacattTCAACCTGTGTCGTCTGATCTGAGTGTAGGGTTGCCAAcgggctccagaatctcgggacactttaaggaagTCAGGTTTTGTAAATCACCTCTAAACTGCAAcgtattcagtaaagtgagtgtgaattgtgcaaactgtcgctaaattaattgaattgttttacttaattgttaccaaaagcacacacctgcctgtgaggatcgtttccatcaataattcctatacagcagctgattggctttctgagtctctgactgggcaGGACCGTGTGAAGCAAgacatattaaacaaataaaaactttacctgctgtcacaaggttaaatgaaagagtgcaaagttatctataataatggtgttgcactattttgatagaaattgtttactgtataaaaaaataaacaaagcaatttGATTAATTGTTACAAGGCTCTCGGGATAGAATCGCCACCAAATTGAACAATTAAATAACTTAACTGCTCACACGTCGAATAcactgcagtttagagaggtgagttaaaaaaccTAGTGTCCCGAggttctggagcctgttgacaacacTATCTGAGAGCTGTGAGGAAGAAATTACTATAATGAGTGTCCTGAATCCcagtgaaataaaacccacgttgatttaaatgcaccgtgtgtgtgacacatatcaaataggctacgaaatagttttaaaaatatttgaccagactgcacccagctacctccagaccctcatctctccctacacccccactcgacctctccgctccgcctgcactagaagactagctctacctccgctacgctcccctgcctccagagcccgctccttctccacccttgctccgcagtggtggaatgaccttcctacagatgtcaggactgcccagtccctgaccacattccggcgcctccttaagactcacctcttcaaacagcacctgtagaactcctctgtttgtatcctgggacactatcacccttcatttaaatgtgctttattttgctcttatctgccccctattttactgcatttaatcctgtacttcagaatactgtaatctgccaagtgtttaacctgtagtattttgtatttaatcatatcctgatgtaactatcactatttaatcatatcctgatgtaactatcactattatctgctgtattattgaattgtggtttgtcacacttgtactttgcttgaacaaaagttattgtatttcttgctcttattgtattacttgtattgtaacacttgaaatgtatttgcttacgattgtaagtcgccctggataagggcgtctgctaagaaataaataataataataaataataattttaataaaacacagcagttcccaaataaatcaacttgtattggcacattacaataacgtaatttaatttactaaagcatattgttcaacaacgtatTGCACatttgacagttgtaaagttacaaaaatatatatacatttctgtgcaccgattattattattattattattattattattattattattattattattattattattattattatctcagtatgatctctagaacacgtttgatagacaaagcacaaaagtctacaacagtttaacgttactatatattacaggtgtACTGCATAATTTTACTcaatgaaaagtgtgatgtgactgtgctgttgcatgCGAGGGAATGTTTGTattcagcagctgcatgacgTGTTTAGTGAGTGCGCCTCCAGTAATATGGAGTTGgtagctgcgacagagttcatcaaacatcatgttcttgttaaaaACAACAGTGACGTTCAATAtcagatttgtgtcttttatttaaataagaactGCACACactaaaatggatgtgcgtctgggcagATATACGataaccctgctcaaaaagttgGTATTCGGGCCGAATCCAAAACCAAATCCTGGATTCGTTGCATCCCTACTTCAGATCAAGTAAATTGTGGTTTATAACATTGTTTATAAActgcaattttcaatacatgtttcatagcttacatgacaaataAAAAGTCTGCAATAGAATAGGTAGGACCCCTGTAAAAAGGTTATTGGAAGCATCTTAAAGGATTCCTCCACAGTGGCAGCCCCAGGAACCCTGAAAGGTTCTCACTGGAGCCTTTACTTCTTACAGTGTGGAGAAGAACTGCCTGTTGTGCACATTTTTTCTCTAAATCACTTCTTTATACAAACAATAGTAAAATTATTTACTATTgtacagtagattttttttttacaaaataatgtattattattattattattattattattattattattattattattattagggttaaatcactgatttaaatcacttgattcttttaaatcattgatttatcttgtttttcttttactacctattttatatagtttttcaaatataaaagcagatctataatgtgttttaaagggggGAATATTAGGAGACCCTTAAACTTCTCTCAGCCCCAACCACaccttataaaaaaataaataaagcaatttgATTAATTGTTACGAGGCTCTCGGGATAGAATCGCCaccaaattaaacaattaaataacttAACTGCTCACACGTCGAATAcactgcagtttagagaggtgagttaaaaaaccTAGTGTCCCAAggttctggagcctgttgacaacactatctgagagctatgaggaagaAATTACtatgatgagtgacctgaatcccagtgaaataaaacccacgttgatttaaatgcaccgtgtgcgtgacacatatcaaataggctacgaaacagttttaaaaatatttgaccagactgcacccagctacctccagaccctcatctctccctacacccccactcgacctctccgctccgcctgcactagaagactagctctacctctgctacgctcccctgcctccagagcccactccttctccacccttgctccgcagtggtggaatgaccttcctacagatgtcaggactgcccagtccctgaccatattccggcgcctccttaagactctcctcttcaaacagcacctgtagaactcctctgtttgtatcctgggacactatcacccttcatttaaatgtgctttattttgctcttatctgccccctattttactgcatttaatcctgtacttcagaatactgtaatctgccaagtgtttaacctgtagtattttgtatttaatcatatcctgatgtaactatcactatttaatcatatcctgatgtaactatcactattatctgctgtattattgaattgtggtttgtcacacttgtactttgcttgaacaaaagttattgtatttcttgctcttattgtattacttgtattgtaacacttgaaatgtatttgcttacgattgtaagtcgccctggataagggcgtctgctaagaaataaataataataataaataataattttaataaaacacagcagttcccaaataaatcaacttgtattggcacattacaataacgtaatttaatttactaaagcatattgttcaacaacgtatTGCACatttgacagttgtaaagttacaaaaatatatatacatttctgtgcaccgattattattattattattattattattattattattattattattattattatctcagtatgatctctagaacacgtttgatagacaaagcacaaaagtctacaacagtttaacgttactatatattacaggtgtACTGCATAattttactccatgaaaagtgtgatgtgactgtgctgttgcatgCGAGGGAATGTTTGTattcagcagctgcatgacgTGTTTAGTGAGTGCGCCTCCAGTAATATGGAGTTGgtagctgcgacagagttcatcaaacatcatgttcttgttaaaaACAACAGTGACGTTCAATATCAGattcgtgtcttttatttaaataagaactGCACACactaaaatggatgtgcgtctgggcagATATACGataaccctgctcaaaaagttgGTATTCGGGCCGAATCCAAAACCAAATCCTGGATTCGTTGCATCCCTACTTCAGGTCAAGTAAATTGTGGTTTATAACATTGTTTATAAActgcaattttcaatacatgtttcatagcttacatgacaaataAAAAGTCTGCAATAGAATAGGTAGGACCCCTGTAAAAAGGTTATTGGAAGCACCTTAAAGGATTCCTCCACAGTGGCAGCCCCAGGAACCCTGAAAGGTTCTTACTGGAGCCTTTACTTCTTACAGTGTGGAGAAGAACTGCCTGTTGTGCACATTTTTTCTCTAAATCACTTCTTTATACAAACAATAGTAAAATTATTTACTAttgtacagtagttttttttttacaaaataatgtattattattattattattattattattattattattagggttaaatcactgatttaaatcacttgattcttttaaatcattgatttatcttgtttttcttttactacctattttatatagtttttcaaatataaaagcagatctataatgtgttttaaagggggGAAATATTAGGAGACCCTTAAACTTCTCTCAGCCCCAACCACACAGGCAGCAGAGGAattgatggggcagcagtgtggagtagtggttagggctctggactcttgactggagggtcgtgggtttaatcccagctaggggatactgctgctctacccttgagcaaagtactttacttagattgctctagtaaaaacccaactgtataaatgggtaattgtatgtaaaaataatgtgatatcttgtaacaattgtaagtcgccctggataagggcgtcggctaagaaataaataataattgatgtTTGTTTCtaacacaaaatatttattacacatTTATTATCTTGTTTCAAATACAGGGTGTCAATCCTTATGTCTGCAACTGTAAGGTGTGTTTATGATTTATTGCACACAAAGTCGTATTAAagtgataataataatgcacacgaATCTCAAGTAAATACTCGAGTAATGTCATTTTCCATTCCAGCAGTAAGCAAGTCGCAAATAAAAGTCAAACAGTTTAAGAAGTTTCTATCAGAATGTAATTTACTGAAATCACTCAACAACTGTACCTTAGCTTGAATGTCGACTCTGCTTGTTCAATTGCGAAACTCTCCGGGGTTTACTGTATTTCTGGAGTGAATAAACAACGAGACTACAAATGAATACATTATGTAGAAAAATAACAAGTTACCTACTAGTTGCTTTTTATATTCcacatttcaaacatttttaataaacggCATTTTGCATTGATTTGGTTTAGTATGcttatctgttttttgttttataatgtaatTGCAACTCGAGCGGGGGTCACGTGCACTAATAATACTTCATTAAGAATTTTAATACGGGGGACCTTCAGTAGTTCTGGTGTTAAATGTTACCGAAGCATTATATTGTGAATGGAACATACAGGTACACGTGCACAAATACTATAACCCAGCTATTTGcatgttatatattaaacacatataCTATTTAACGTTACATTTTGTAACTATTGTTGCATGACAAGTATAAGCAAACTTGAACAGCCTATTTGTGAAGGACttctaaaaaacattaaaaacaaacaaacacacaaacaaacaaacaaacaaaaaaaaatacagtatatacaaatattttaagttttttgcatTCAATGTTTTTAGACATTGTACATATTCGTCTACTTTCAATTAAAGATGAGATCAAAGATAGAAAAAGCAACTTACCTTTCAAGAAAGTGTCTCAACTGAAAACCTTAAGGCACGGTGTGCTGTTATATAGCAGTGCCTATGACGACATCAAGGAGTGTAGCCAATCAGAAACCGAACTGCCCTTCTCAACTCTTGAaatagcttatatatatatatatatatatatatatatatatatatatatatatatatatatatatatatatatatatatatatattatttattattatttatttcttagcagacgcccttatccagggcgacttacaattgttacaagatatcacattatacattatttcacattatacaaaaattattgtatttcttgctcttattgtatgacttgtattgtaacacttgaatgtatttgtatttgcttgcgattgtaagtctgctaagaaataaataataataataataatatacagatatcacattatttttacatacaattacccatttatacagttgggtttttactggagcaatttaggtaaagtaccttgctcaagggtataacagcagtgtcccccactggggattgaacccacaaccctccggtcaagagtatatatatatatatatacacacacaaagtaaTTTCTTgagcttcttgtttttttttaaaaataaaatcttgtaaaaagaacaaaggctTGTTTCTGCCAATTTACACAAGaggaacatatttatttttcttggtgTGAGAAACTGAACTTAATTCCAACAGTAATTTCTTATGACAAGAAACAATTTCTTAAAGCAAGAGTCGTTGTGTAGAAATATTTTTGTTATGAGAAATATGATTTTCTTAGTACAAGATGTTTTCAGGGCTGATAAGTGTGAATAGACAATATTTTAAAGTGCAGCAACCAAAGcgttaaaatctattttcttatgCAGTCCACTAAATAATGTTACTCCTAGCCCTTGCATCAAGGCTAAGCCATTGAAAGTGGATTTGTATGGAAGTAGTTGTAAGCTCACTTAAGGTAAAGGTTTATGACTGAAACAGAGTTTTGATTTTACATTACACCCAAAAGGGGtcgatttattttattattttaacttaaATTACTGTTTTGATCTTTTGGCGCATACGttaactgttgttatttatatatatatatatatatatatatatatatatatatatatatatatatatatattacagtttagtagtatttgtatttactttaaaaaCTGTCCAACTGAGCGGACCTACTATCAGTTAATCTTTCTGCTGGTGCTAACATGTATGTATTGGCTCCAGGAAGTAATTGTATTCTTTCAATTGGGAATTATAAAATTACCTTTTTGCTAAGGACAGGGTTGTTACACCTGCTCACCCCAATTATTTCTGGTAAATAAACCTGCCAAGCTCACATGATAACTCGAGTAACTCGGAAAGTCATTGTAACTAACCAACCCAAGTTGTCCATCAATGAGTTCTGGAAGAAGTCATTTCAGCTCGAGTGcactcgagttggctgtccatggaaacaaggtattagttgttttattattattattattatttattatttatttcttagcagacgcccttatccagggcgacttacaatcgtaagcaaatacatttcaagtgttacaatacaagtaatacaataagagcaagaaatacaataacttttgttcaagcaaagtacaagtgtgacaaaccacaattcggTTTTAGTCAGATACTTAAGAGTATTCAAattgttaacattttattttacccaATAATCAGGTCatatttgttaaatatatttgtttggcTGCTCATGTCTATTgaccacaaaaaaaacatttcctatcacttttattacattttattgtttatgtatttaccATATGTGCATTAATTTTGAGTCATTGTTTGTCCCAATATGGCACAATGGCttgtgtgcatttatttaaaatctgaAGCACAACTATACAACAATACTCAAAAATTAAACTGCCATGTTTTTCACTGGAAGGCAAGTTGGAACTTTGTAATAGATTAGGATCTCATGAAAAATCTTTCCCTCAGTCACATTCTTCAGAATCTTCATgtgtataacactatgtaacacaatttttgttattattattattattattattattattattcatttcttagcagacgcccttatccagggcgacttacaattgttacaagataacacattatttcacattatttttacatacaattgcccatttatacagttgggtttttactggagcaatctaggtaaagtaccttgctcaagagtacaacagcagtgtcccccactggggattgaacccacaaccctccggtcaagagtccagagccctaaccactactccacactgctgtacatttcaa harbors:
- the LOC117969051 gene encoding uncharacterized protein LOC117969051; its protein translation is MDITVKNAVLKISKAEAVRKETELLMKPYANWEEYLMPGPLSIAILGELIFISSNTDFSINKNPPKGGFKYIKYPDSFRASLMQVSNSGWIAFNEAHKNMDQIRLHSNNVPSYMKMTVKTLLQDNNQIVQALLPGQLENIRTIADECTRLAESTEKKFTDVILLIQEILEACLNSKQCYEEDVKEVQLKLEEAKLKKESAEKAKAMAEKNFGKMDKQLDEVHKQFTSAMESMPNGWEMIGMTFVEGLTNTLNEAVSGFLAVSSGPSKMVSLVKDSIGQKSAESNPFAANNVYSKSGQLLKLAEQINSFVDKDKIKWSEVYDQKTSSAKSSWLKKQLQNIESSLKSEENCQAKEKSLVVCKDAMSICDLMTEFAPKNNCKPEQEKDLITKIQNLKAQTEQLDSESKAFTNSSSFSATPPQMAQNTQSGGKKSAAQMATDNARFRIEQSRAQLEKVQEMYQKSMENLEKNNKELSEILVTMRRCEIKEIDFNTAVKMLVKGLDAMGRVKEQWEKMVRFFQMISNLINTCLNTSLKRFISTADNIQGIQGYSSNAFIKDMIYTQAFNASNIANLVYMISGTYTEVSSKYLMDRVSSLGKLMALDPKNPTFESERANLANDCDSAQNEIYKLVLKKKEEFERDSKKRVDMIDQELLAVLPPASDEEIKKIKDNVQTGMKEITAAEEDQFG